ACACCGGGCATGACCGGACGGAGGTCGCCTATGACCTATCGCGACATGCGGCGAAGATCGGAGCGGCGGGGGTCGCGGCAGCCCCTCCGTGCCGCTATCGCTTCACCTCAGAAGAACTGCAGGCCCACTATCTAGAAATTGCTTCCGCTGCTGGTGACCTTCCGTTTTTCCTTTACGACATCCCAGCGACTACCGGAAATCCGTTGAGCGCTTCCTTGCTTACCGGCCTACGCACGGCCGCTGCTAACGTCGTCGGGGCCAAGATCAGCCGCGGGGACTGGGAGGCATGGGAGGGCTATCTCGATGTGGCAGAGGAGTTTACCCTTCTCGTTGGCAAGGACGAGATGGGATTTCCCCTCCTTCTGCTGGGTGGAAGTGGACTTGTTTCAAGCTGTGCCAATATTTTCCCCGAGCTCTACGTCGCCCTCTACCATGCAGCGATGAACGGAGATATCGCGCTTGGAAGGAAGATTCAAGAGTTGATAACTGAGCTGTGCCGCGTCACCCGCCGCGGGCACGTTCCGACGATCAAGCGGGCGCTTTCCATCATGGGACAGGAAGTGGGGGATCCGCTTCCTCCGCTCCGTCCGCTCCCGCCCGCGGAAAACTCCGGCCTTTCCGCGCAGCTTACAGCAATTCAGACCAAAGCGGCACAGTGGGTAGAGAAAGGGGGGTGATAGCAAGGAGCAGAACCAATCGGCGGAGAGAAGTACTAAGACAAAAAGGGAGGTGCAGTTAGATTATGCATAAGACTTGGAAACTTGCGATTCTGTTGGTAGGACTACTGTTTGTAGTGGGGTTGCAGACGTTCGCTGCCCAGCCGATCAAGATCGTGTTCAACACCCTGTTCCACGAGGCCGACGCCAAAGCGATGGAACAGATCATCAACCAATTCAACGCCGAGCACACCGACATCCAGGTGGAGCTCACCCAGGGTGGGTGGACGGATTACTACGCCCAGCTGCGTCTGTCGGTGATCGCCGGGAACCCGCCGCAGATCGGAATCTGCCACACCAACAAGCTCGTGGAGATGGCCGATTACCTCACCCCGCTCGATGCTTCCCCGGTGGGGAACATCCTCCAGATGGCGGGATTCGTCCCGGATAACTACGTCTCCGCCAACTGGAATGCGGGCGAATTGAACGGGCATCACTATCTGATCCCGCTCGATACCCATGGCTGGGGGATTTGGTACAACAAGGACATCTTCAAGGCAGCCGGGCTTGATCCGGACAATCCTCCGCAGACGCTGGCCGATTTCATGACCGCCTGCGATAAGATCAAGGCAGCCGGATATTACGCGTTCCATCCTGGTGAGGATGCCGCCCCGCGCAAGCTCCGCCGCGCGTGGTACGTATTCTATTGGCAGATGGGAGGCCAGCTGTTCGACAAGGATTACACCCACGCCACGTTCAACAACCCGAAGGGGCTCTTGGCGTTGCAGTTCCTCGTCGACATCTTCAACGACTTTGGCTGGGACGAGCCTGGGAGCAACGGCTACGACCAGTTCGCTGCCGGGAAGCTGGGGATGTTGATCGCCGGTAACTGGTACTACGGGACTGCGAAGGCGA
This genomic window from Candidatus Bipolaricaulota bacterium contains:
- a CDS encoding ABC transporter substrate-binding protein; this translates as MHKTWKLAILLVGLLFVVGLQTFAAQPIKIVFNTLFHEADAKAMEQIINQFNAEHTDIQVELTQGGWTDYYAQLRLSVIAGNPPQIGICHTNKLVEMADYLTPLDASPVGNILQMAGFVPDNYVSANWNAGELNGHHYLIPLDTHGWGIWYNKDIFKAAGLDPDNPPQTLADFMTACDKIKAAGYYAFHPGEDAAPRKLRRAWYVFYWQMGGQLFDKDYTHATFNNPKGLLALQFLVDIFNDFGWDEPGSNGYDQFAAGKLGMLIAGNWYYGTAKASGVNWGYMKMPSFFGTPYTWGNSHQIVIPVQPKGTSKEVYMAAAEVIKYVSEHSHIWTMYGGHITAYKPEAKNPELLASDYWSKSGKWLNEMAQAGLVHFPINNPHGSELEHAIQAQIELAVNGKITPQEALANAEKECNKILQGK
- a CDS encoding dihydrodipicolinate synthase family protein, coding for MKDFSGVWVAMVSPWNKKKREPDHVAIEGLVTRLSDTGIAGLFILGTTGEGTLLSPEDRKRFAESVVTRAGRLPVIVHTGHDRTEVAYDLSRHAAKIGAAGVAAAPPCRYRFTSEELQAHYLEIASAAGDLPFFLYDIPATTGNPLSASLLTGLRTAAANVVGAKISRGDWEAWEGYLDVAEEFTLLVGKDEMGFPLLLLGGSGLVSSCANIFPELYVALYHAAMNGDIALGRKIQELITELCRVTRRGHVPTIKRALSIMGQEVGDPLPPLRPLPPAENSGLSAQLTAIQTKAAQWVEKGG